In Candidatus Binatia bacterium, one DNA window encodes the following:
- a CDS encoding CPBP family intramembrane glutamic endopeptidase, with protein MLHLLRGLGVALGLLLAVYVPTFALVAVLRLSIAHSVPFIIFVSASVALMLMFALQTPLRATLADFGLRWSSKRDLAMAFALAVPFAAAVAGVLSRVHEPGPLAGLTLPPILAWLYFGLCAPLQEELIFRGLLQTVLARNLSAAAETSVRASVGAVAGSALLFAIVHFAVGPWTAGAALALGVLAGELRQRSGSVIPAVIVHVVFNVPGLLMASAAR; from the coding sequence ATGTTGCATTTGCTGCGCGGCCTCGGAGTCGCGCTCGGCCTGCTTTTAGCGGTTTATGTGCCCACGTTCGCGCTGGTGGCAGTTTTGCGTCTGTCCATTGCTCATTCCGTTCCCTTTATTATTTTTGTTAGTGCAAGCGTGGCTCTGATGCTCATGTTCGCACTACAAACACCCCTAAGAGCGACGCTCGCAGACTTTGGACTGCGTTGGTCGAGCAAGCGCGATCTGGCCATGGCATTCGCGCTTGCGGTGCCATTTGCAGCAGCCGTAGCCGGCGTACTGTCACGTGTGCACGAGCCTGGCCCGCTAGCGGGATTAACCTTGCCGCCGATCCTAGCGTGGCTTTATTTCGGACTGTGCGCGCCGCTCCAGGAGGAGTTGATTTTTCGGGGCCTGTTGCAAACAGTGTTAGCACGCAATCTCTCCGCCGCGGCAGAGACGTCAGTACGTGCGAGCGTCGGAGCCGTAGCGGGAAGTGCGCTCCTGTTCGCCATTGTCCATTTCGCTGTCGGCCCATGGACGGCCGGTGCGGCGCTGGCCCTAGGGGTACTGGCGGGCGAACTGCGCCAGCGGAGCGGTAGCGTGATTCCCGCCGTTATCGTCCACGTAGTATTCAATGTCCCCGGGCTATTAATGGCGAGCGCGGCTCGCTAG
- the def gene encoding peptide deformylase → MPYIREILTEGHPTLRKVAKRVDPREIDDPLFQQLIDDMFETMYAAPGVGLAAPQVNVSKRLFVMDVNDDEHPPAVVINPKLEGLAEEVELREGCLSVPGMIGEIVRYERAAVTGLDREGRRIRIEGEGLLAQCLQHEVDHLNGGLYIDRAKNVRLAVSEEDKETAEA, encoded by the coding sequence ATGCCGTACATTCGCGAGATCCTCACCGAGGGCCATCCGACGCTGCGCAAGGTCGCGAAGAGGGTCGATCCGCGCGAGATCGACGATCCGCTCTTTCAACAGCTGATCGACGACATGTTCGAGACGATGTACGCGGCTCCGGGGGTGGGGCTCGCCGCGCCGCAGGTCAACGTTTCGAAGCGCTTGTTCGTGATGGACGTCAACGACGACGAGCATCCGCCGGCCGTCGTGATCAACCCGAAGTTGGAGGGTTTGGCGGAAGAGGTCGAGCTGCGCGAAGGCTGTCTTTCGGTGCCTGGAATGATCGGTGAGATCGTTCGCTACGAGCGCGCGGCCGTCACGGGTCTCGATCGCGAGGGCCGCAGAATTCGCATCGAGGGCGAAGGGCTGCTGGCGCAGTGCCTGCAGCACGAGGTGGATCACCTCAATGGCGGGCTCTACATCGACCGGGCGAAGAACGTCCGTCTCGCCGTTTCCGAAGAGGACAAGGAAACGGCCGAGGCGTGA
- a CDS encoding cytochrome c, whose product MRIAAALAFVLLAACAKSSNGAAASASASAEAANPASASDGAVVYIANCSSCHQADGQGVSGAFPPLAGNPVVTGNPTAVIAIVKNGLDGKVVVNGQAYSGIMPRWGGVLSDEQIAAAITYVRSSWHNRAAGVSVAQVHAVK is encoded by the coding sequence ATGAGGATCGCCGCCGCGCTCGCGTTCGTGCTCCTCGCCGCATGCGCGAAGAGCTCGAATGGCGCGGCCGCTTCCGCTTCAGCGTCCGCCGAGGCAGCGAATCCGGCATCGGCCAGCGACGGCGCCGTCGTCTACATTGCGAATTGCTCCAGCTGTCACCAGGCCGACGGCCAAGGCGTGAGCGGCGCGTTTCCTCCGCTCGCCGGCAACCCGGTCGTGACGGGTAACCCGACCGCGGTGATCGCCATCGTCAAGAACGGTCTCGACGGCAAAGTCGTCGTGAACGGCCAAGCGTACAGCGGCATCATGCCGCGCTGGGGCGGCGTGCTTTCCGACGAGCAGATCGCGGCGGCGATCACGTACGTCCGCAGCTCCTGGCACAACCGCGCCGCCGGCGTCAGCGTCGCGCAGGTGCACGCCGTCAAATAG
- a CDS encoding transcription antitermination factor NusB: MNARELALSVVCDVFPPRGSRAVERGAQASFDYRARRAQLGDRDRAFAAQLAYGAIKMRRTIDWYLEPFLASQRELPPVIRELLRLAIYELTFTRADEHATVFEFVNLAKRHAHRGLANLVNAVLRSFLRQRPPAPQRDRFESEREYLATRYSLPTWLVRQWREIFGADAERVFASVNDQAQAAVVVNALKATPADAARRLLALGVETRGSAVVPEVLLLGGGGPLPSDDGIWWSQSESSAMAVDVLGPQPGEAILDVCSGRGNKALQIGARLAGQGNLICVERDVRKIATLGRRMQEAGVIAGVVAGDATAEALLGDQCFDRVLIDAPCSGVGLVGRHPETRWKKQGTDGERLSLTQRALLERIARHVYPGGALVYAVCSTDPRETTEVIEDFLARENFERGLIPAAYEKLLTDDGDVLVPPGIDGRDGFYLARVERRP, from the coding sequence ATGAACGCTCGGGAGCTCGCGCTGAGCGTCGTTTGCGACGTCTTTCCTCCCCGTGGATCGCGGGCCGTGGAGCGGGGTGCGCAGGCGTCGTTCGATTACCGCGCTCGCCGCGCGCAGCTCGGCGATCGAGATCGCGCGTTCGCCGCGCAGCTCGCATACGGCGCGATCAAGATGCGGCGCACAATCGATTGGTACCTCGAGCCGTTCTTGGCATCGCAGCGCGAGCTGCCGCCGGTGATTCGCGAGCTGCTGCGGCTGGCGATTTACGAGTTGACTTTCACGCGAGCCGACGAGCACGCGACGGTATTCGAGTTCGTCAATCTCGCCAAGCGGCACGCGCACCGCGGGCTGGCCAATCTGGTGAACGCAGTGCTTCGCAGCTTCCTTCGGCAGAGACCGCCGGCGCCGCAGCGCGATCGCTTCGAGAGCGAACGGGAGTATCTCGCCACGCGCTACTCGCTCCCGACATGGCTCGTGCGCCAGTGGCGCGAGATCTTCGGCGCGGACGCCGAGCGAGTCTTTGCGAGCGTTAACGACCAGGCGCAAGCGGCGGTAGTGGTCAACGCGCTCAAGGCGACACCGGCCGATGCGGCGCGGCGGCTTTTGGCGCTGGGAGTCGAAACGCGCGGCTCGGCCGTCGTGCCGGAGGTGCTCTTGTTGGGGGGTGGCGGTCCGCTGCCGAGCGACGACGGCATATGGTGGTCGCAGTCCGAGAGTTCGGCGATGGCAGTCGACGTGCTCGGACCGCAACCCGGCGAAGCGATCCTCGACGTCTGTAGCGGGCGCGGCAACAAGGCGCTCCAAATCGGTGCGCGGCTCGCCGGACAGGGGAACCTGATCTGCGTGGAGCGGGATGTGCGCAAGATCGCGACGCTCGGTCGCCGGATGCAGGAGGCCGGGGTCATCGCCGGCGTCGTCGCGGGCGACGCCACGGCTGAAGCGCTGCTCGGGGACCAGTGTTTCGACCGGGTCCTCATCGACGCGCCGTGCTCGGGAGTCGGCCTGGTCGGGCGGCACCCGGAGACGCGCTGGAAGAAGCAGGGAACCGACGGCGAACGGCTGTCGCTGACGCAGCGAGCCTTGCTCGAGCGGATCGCCCGCCACGTCTACCCGGGCGGCGCGCTGGTCTATGCGGTTTGTTCGACGGATCCACGCGAGACGACGGAAGTGATCGAGGACTTTTTGGCGCGAGAAAACTTCGAGCGCGGTTTGATCCCCGCCGCGTACGAGAAGCTGCTGACCGACGACGGCGACGTGCTCGTGCCGCCCGGCATCGACGGACGCGACGGCTTTTATCTCGCACGGGTCGAGCGCCGCCCGTGA
- a CDS encoding FHA domain-containing protein, which produces MTFEIAAADFERQMRMGSLEITAALALVAALTARLPARTAAEIGLVTPVRLRLEILERGANRSFDGRPPLELGRDKGTEIVLRDPEVSRRHARFESQDGVVFVNDLKSSNGTFLNGRRVTEAIEVRPGDEIDVGTTRILVRSVRPG; this is translated from the coding sequence ATGACGTTCGAGATCGCCGCCGCCGATTTCGAGCGGCAGATGCGGATGGGGTCGCTGGAGATCACCGCGGCGCTCGCGCTCGTCGCGGCGCTGACGGCGCGACTGCCGGCGCGCACCGCGGCGGAGATCGGCCTCGTCACGCCCGTGCGTCTACGGCTCGAGATCCTCGAGCGCGGTGCAAACCGTTCGTTCGACGGGCGCCCGCCGCTCGAGCTCGGACGCGACAAAGGGACGGAGATCGTGCTGCGCGACCCGGAGGTGAGCCGCCGTCACGCGCGATTCGAGAGCCAAGACGGCGTAGTGTTCGTCAACGATCTCAAGAGCAGCAACGGCACGTTTCTGAACGGGCGCCGCGTGACCGAGGCCATCGAGGTCCGTCCGGGCGACGAGATCGACGTCGGGACGACGCGGATTCTGGTCAGATCGGTCCGCCCCGGATGA
- a CDS encoding FhaA domain-containing protein — MSVLSKIEQFCATLIERAFAKSFPSDLEPAQIARKLVSTMEAQTRGDEGRLSAPAAYAVYVSPGDFERLAEHRAYLERAWAELLRDLAARVGIVFEDGEARVTMAARAGVPLGAIAVEVGDGRTTRGSFCLRMVKGVPPDGVYSILGKTRIGRSEESEIVLVDPSVSRAHAIVEIRRGEPVVSDVGSTNGTYVNGRRVRSQSLHDGDELLFGDTQMRFETA; from the coding sequence GTGAGCGTGCTTTCGAAAATCGAACAGTTCTGCGCGACACTCATCGAGCGCGCCTTCGCGAAGTCGTTCCCGAGCGACCTGGAGCCGGCGCAGATCGCCCGCAAGCTCGTATCCACGATGGAGGCGCAAACGCGAGGCGACGAGGGGCGCCTGAGCGCGCCCGCCGCGTACGCCGTCTACGTGAGCCCCGGCGACTTCGAACGGCTCGCCGAGCACAGGGCGTATTTGGAGCGCGCCTGGGCTGAGCTGCTACGCGACCTGGCAGCGCGGGTCGGGATCGTCTTCGAGGACGGCGAGGCGCGCGTGACGATGGCCGCGCGGGCCGGCGTTCCGCTCGGCGCGATCGCCGTCGAGGTCGGCGACGGGAGGACAACGCGCGGGAGCTTTTGCCTGCGCATGGTCAAAGGCGTTCCGCCGGATGGGGTATATTCGATTCTGGGGAAGACCCGAATTGGACGCAGCGAAGAAAGCGAAATCGTTCTCGTGGACCCTAGCGTCTCGCGCGCACACGCGATCGTCGAGATACGGCGCGGCGAGCCGGTCGTCAGCGACGTGGGATCGACCAATGGAACGTACGTGAACGGGCGCCGCGTGCGCTCGCAGTCGCTGCACGACGGGGACGAGCTGCTCTTCGGCGACACGCAGATGAGGTTCGAGACCGCATGA
- a CDS encoding FtsW/RodA/SpoVE family cell cycle protein, producing the protein MAGALAVAALILSYAPRNTIGPPWVFALLAALAVIWVLWQPSNTVRDDALPALAVVLAALGLALVDRLSPELAQRQQVWLVVSLLLAIALGPLFSGFRRFAAYKYLWVIASLVLFALLLFFGEEINGARLWIKLGPVEYEPIELIKLFIVLFLAAYLAETADVIGNARPWSLRANVKYLGPLFIGWGVSIAILVLQRDLGMATLLLATFATILYVATRRADIVLFGALLFVVGAFWAVHHYPYVHARIAVWRDPFSDPYGAGYQSSQAYYSLAAGGLFGSGYRLGHPENIPDVPTDYVYAAFAEEFGVIGALILLAIFLNLVRRIFATGLQQPDLYTKLLATGLAATLGFQVIIIVSGVIGLLPLTGITLPFMSYGGSSLVANFLLVALVWAMSARPRRTT; encoded by the coding sequence ATGGCGGGTGCGCTGGCCGTCGCTGCGCTGATCCTGTCGTACGCGCCGCGCAACACGATCGGTCCGCCCTGGGTTTTCGCGCTGCTGGCCGCGCTCGCCGTGATCTGGGTGTTGTGGCAGCCGTCGAACACCGTCCGCGACGACGCGCTTCCGGCGCTCGCCGTCGTGCTTGCGGCGCTCGGACTGGCGCTGGTCGATCGGCTCTCGCCCGAGCTCGCGCAGCGCCAACAAGTGTGGCTGGTCGTGTCCCTGCTGCTCGCGATCGCGCTCGGGCCACTTTTCTCCGGCTTCCGCCGCTTCGCCGCGTACAAGTATCTCTGGGTCATCGCCTCGCTTGTGCTGTTCGCACTGCTCTTGTTCTTCGGCGAAGAGATCAACGGTGCGCGCCTGTGGATCAAGCTAGGGCCGGTCGAATACGAGCCGATCGAGCTGATCAAGCTCTTTATCGTGCTCTTTTTGGCGGCATATCTCGCGGAGACGGCCGACGTGATCGGAAACGCGCGTCCGTGGTCGCTGCGCGCCAACGTCAAGTATCTCGGCCCGCTCTTCATCGGTTGGGGCGTCTCGATCGCGATCTTGGTCCTTCAGCGCGACCTCGGCATGGCGACGCTGCTCCTCGCGACGTTCGCGACGATTCTATACGTCGCGACTCGCCGCGCGGATATCGTACTGTTCGGTGCGCTGCTTTTCGTGGTCGGCGCCTTCTGGGCGGTGCATCACTATCCGTACGTGCACGCGCGCATCGCGGTGTGGCGCGACCCGTTCTCGGATCCGTACGGCGCCGGATACCAGTCGTCGCAGGCGTACTACTCGCTCGCCGCGGGCGGCCTCTTCGGCAGCGGGTACCGGCTTGGACATCCCGAAAACATTCCCGACGTGCCAACGGATTATGTTTACGCGGCCTTCGCGGAAGAATTCGGCGTTATCGGAGCGCTCATTCTGCTCGCGATCTTCCTGAATCTCGTGCGCAGGATTTTCGCAACCGGGCTGCAACAGCCGGATCTCTACACGAAGCTGCTCGCGACGGGTCTCGCCGCCACGCTCGGTTTTCAGGTCATCATCATCGTCAGCGGAGTGATCGGATTGCTTCCACTCACGGGAATAACGCTGCCCTTCATGTCGTACGGGGGCAGCTCGCTGGTGGCAAACTTTCTGCTCGTCGCGCTCGTTTGGGCGATGAGCGCGCGTCCGCGGAGGACCACATGA
- a CDS encoding methionyl-tRNA formyltransferase has product MKTLFLGTASFAVPSLRVVAARTQLVRVVTRPDRPAGRGLRLTPSAVKRVALELGLRVDEPLALRPYAAELRDEGIDLVVLAAYGRILPQVLLDLPRLGALNVHPSLLPKYRGATPIQAALLSGDRETGVSIMLMDAGLDTGSVVLAERVVIGPDETYGELHDRLARIGADALAQALDLADSGELVAAPQRGEPSLTRPLAREDLTVDLGWPAQRVVNRVRAYSPRPAARASIDGEIVKILRAHIGPEGRLVIDELIAPNRGRMSGAAYLQSRRTR; this is encoded by the coding sequence GTGAAAACGCTCTTTCTCGGCACAGCTTCGTTTGCGGTGCCGAGTCTGCGCGTCGTTGCGGCCCGCACGCAGCTCGTCCGCGTCGTGACGCGTCCGGATCGTCCTGCGGGACGCGGTCTGCGCCTCACGCCGAGCGCCGTCAAACGCGTTGCGCTCGAGCTCGGACTCCGCGTCGACGAGCCGCTTGCGCTGCGCCCGTATGCCGCGGAGCTGCGCGACGAGGGAATCGACCTCGTCGTCCTCGCGGCCTATGGACGCATCTTGCCGCAAGTGCTGCTCGATCTCCCGCGCCTCGGCGCGCTCAACGTGCACCCATCGCTGCTGCCGAAATACCGCGGTGCGACACCGATTCAGGCCGCTCTCTTGAGCGGCGATAGGGAGACCGGCGTCAGCATCATGCTGATGGACGCCGGCCTTGACACCGGCAGCGTCGTCCTTGCGGAGCGCGTCGTCATCGGACCGGACGAGACCTACGGCGAACTGCACGACCGTCTGGCGCGGATTGGCGCGGACGCGCTCGCGCAAGCGCTCGATCTCGCCGATAGCGGGGAGCTCGTTGCCGCACCACAGCGCGGCGAGCCGAGCTTGACGCGGCCGCTCGCCCGCGAGGATCTTACCGTCGATCTCGGCTGGCCGGCGCAGCGCGTCGTTAACCGCGTGCGCGCCTACTCGCCGCGCCCCGCGGCGCGGGCGAGCATCGACGGCGAGATCGTCAAGATCTTGCGCGCGCACATCGGGCCGGAGGGCCGGCTCGTCATCGACGAGCTGATTGCGCCGAACCGCGGAAGGATGAGCGGCGCGGCCTACCTGCAGAGCCGAAGGACGCGATGA
- the pbpC gene encoding penicillin-binding protein 1C has product MKLFALALPVGVLAAIVVLRLGGIDVARLNVPRGSVTYTDRNGGVLGTVLGADALHAIRVPLASVSPDFLEAIVAAEDARFWHHGAVDVPALFRAARDYAIFGEARSGGSTIEMQLARLLRGEPSTIRGKLAQIGAAQRIAIASSKSAVLEAYVNRVPMGGNVYGVEAAARTYFGEPASDLDLAQASLLAAIPNDPARLAPDADYKALRERQRFVLRRMVELGAITPARATQAFAETLAIRRNDYGIDGAAQALFLLYRQSDGRAGRVRTTLDADLQRFVQAQTQDVIAALQRYHVTDGAALVVDNRSGDVLAYVGSPDYFSLEALGSNDGVQALRQPGSSLKPFAYELALERRTIDSTTILADVPASYAIPGGKLYQPADYSGRFSGPVRVRYALANSLNAPAVQVLSRLGVGAFLDRLHDLGFAHLTHPASYYGLGLTLGSGEVSLWELVQAYAAIARSGVLAPLRLVNRSASTRTVGDSSDWQLVTDILADPHARAKSFGVGSVLQMPFPAAVKTGTSSDFRDTWTVGFTRDYTVGVWVGNFDGSAMRGVSGVTGAGPLWNRIMLHLYERRDDPPPFAPPLGFVRTPICAATGHAPEANCPAVVEEWVRPEDLAAVQRPAGPSHEQYDSWLALQRRNTPGRLRIVFPHDGDVFVRNDSGDRVQAREQQLSLRAVGSGGPVRWSVGGERLALDATGTAFWPLRLGTWRIEAADGARSDRVTIRVVPPPHGSAPGFTVLR; this is encoded by the coding sequence ATGAAACTCTTTGCGTTGGCGCTCCCTGTTGGCGTTTTGGCGGCGATCGTTGTGCTGCGCCTCGGCGGCATCGACGTCGCACGGCTCAACGTGCCGCGCGGATCGGTCACCTACACCGACCGGAACGGGGGCGTGCTCGGAACGGTCCTCGGCGCCGACGCCCTGCACGCCATCCGCGTGCCGCTAGCATCGGTTTCGCCGGACTTTCTCGAGGCTATCGTCGCCGCGGAGGACGCGCGCTTCTGGCATCACGGCGCGGTGGACGTGCCCGCGCTCTTCCGGGCAGCGCGCGACTATGCGATCTTCGGCGAGGCGCGAAGCGGAGGCTCGACGATCGAGATGCAGCTGGCGCGCCTCTTGCGCGGCGAGCCTAGCACGATTCGCGGGAAGCTCGCGCAGATCGGCGCAGCTCAGCGCATCGCGATCGCCTCCAGCAAGAGCGCGGTGCTGGAGGCCTACGTGAATCGCGTGCCGATGGGCGGTAACGTCTACGGCGTGGAGGCTGCCGCGCGAACCTACTTCGGCGAGCCCGCGAGCGATCTCGACCTCGCGCAGGCCTCGTTGCTGGCGGCCATCCCGAACGATCCGGCCCGGCTCGCGCCCGACGCCGATTACAAAGCGCTCCGAGAGCGCCAGCGGTTCGTCCTGCGGCGCATGGTCGAGCTCGGCGCGATCACGCCGGCGCGCGCTACGCAAGCCTTTGCCGAGACGCTCGCGATTCGCCGCAACGACTACGGGATCGACGGCGCGGCGCAGGCGCTCTTCCTGCTGTACCGGCAGTCCGACGGCCGAGCCGGGCGCGTGCGCACGACGCTCGACGCAGATCTGCAGCGCTTCGTCCAGGCGCAGACGCAGGACGTGATCGCGGCGCTGCAGCGCTATCACGTCACCGACGGCGCCGCGCTGGTCGTCGACAATAGGAGCGGGGACGTGCTCGCCTACGTCGGCTCGCCGGATTACTTCTCGCTCGAAGCGCTCGGAAGCAACGACGGCGTGCAGGCGTTGCGCCAGCCCGGATCGTCGCTCAAGCCGTTCGCCTACGAGCTCGCGCTCGAGCGGCGTACGATCGACTCGACAACGATTCTCGCCGATGTGCCCGCCTCATACGCCATCCCCGGCGGCAAACTCTATCAGCCCGCCGACTACAGCGGACGCTTCAGCGGACCGGTCCGCGTTCGCTACGCGCTGGCGAACTCACTCAACGCGCCGGCGGTGCAGGTGCTCTCGCGTCTCGGCGTCGGCGCGTTCTTGGATCGGCTGCACGACCTCGGCTTCGCGCACCTCACCCATCCCGCGTCGTACTACGGGCTGGGGCTCACGCTGGGCAGCGGCGAGGTGAGCCTCTGGGAGCTCGTGCAGGCATACGCCGCGATAGCGCGCAGCGGCGTCTTGGCGCCGCTGCGTCTCGTGAATCGAAGCGCGAGCACGCGAACCGTCGGCGATTCGAGCGACTGGCAGCTCGTCACCGACATCCTCGCCGATCCGCATGCGCGCGCGAAGTCGTTCGGCGTGGGCTCGGTGCTGCAGATGCCCTTCCCGGCGGCCGTGAAGACGGGCACGTCATCGGACTTCCGCGACACGTGGACCGTCGGCTTCACGCGCGACTACACCGTCGGCGTGTGGGTCGGCAACTTCGATGGCAGCGCGATGCGCGGCGTCTCCGGCGTCACCGGCGCCGGACCGCTGTGGAATCGCATCATGCTGCACCTCTACGAGCGGCGCGACGACCCGCCGCCGTTCGCGCCGCCGCTTGGATTCGTTCGCACGCCCATCTGCGCCGCGACCGGACACGCGCCCGAGGCCAACTGCCCCGCCGTCGTCGAGGAGTGGGTGCGGCCCGAGGACCTCGCGGCCGTGCAGCGCCCGGCCGGACCGTCGCACGAACAGTACGATTCGTGGCTCGCGCTGCAGCGGCGCAATACGCCGGGGCGCCTGCGCATCGTCTTTCCGCACGACGGCGACGTGTTCGTACGCAACGACTCCGGCGATCGCGTGCAAGCTCGAGAACAACAGCTCTCGCTGCGCGCGGTGGGCTCCGGCGGACCGGTGCGCTGGAGCGTCGGCGGCGAGAGGCTCGCGCTCGACGCAACCGGGACCGCGTTCTGGCCGCTGCGGCTGGGCACGTGGCGCATCGAAGCCGCCGATGGTGCACGAAGCGATCGCGTGACGATCCGCGTCGTGCCCCCGCCGCACGGTAGCGCTCCGGGGTTTACGGTTCTACGCTAA